A part of Planctomycetota bacterium genomic DNA contains:
- a CDS encoding cytochrome c gives MAIRVSHRKLCLVTVGACIAAWVALTALAGCSQGDSAVSNVPIQQQVALGAEAYMTSCASCHGMKQQGVPRMGTALKGTWFVERQPADDLATFIKRGRAADGVGNQTGQPMPPRGGNPNLSDEQVEFIVAFLRYG, from the coding sequence ATGGCAATTCGGGTTTCACATCGCAAGCTCTGTCTCGTCACAGTGGGGGCGTGCATCGCCGCCTGGGTCGCACTCACGGCATTGGCAGGCTGCTCGCAGGGTGATTCCGCCGTGTCGAACGTGCCGATCCAGCAACAGGTCGCGCTCGGCGCCGAGGCATACATGACGAGTTGCGCTTCGTGTCACGGCATGAAGCAGCAGGGCGTGCCCCGCATGGGGACCGCGCTCAAGGGAACTTGGTTCGTCGAGCGCCAGCCGGCCGACGATCTGGCGACGTTCATCAAGCGCGGGCGGGCCGCCGATGGTGTGGGTAACCAGACCGGCCAACCGATGCCGCCACGAGGCGGTAATCCCAACCTCTCCGACGAGCAGGTGGAGTTCATCGTTGCGTTCCTTCGTTACGGCTAA